In Gemmatimonadales bacterium, the following are encoded in one genomic region:
- a CDS encoding ABC transporter ATP-binding protein, translating to MRALRRLRKYFRRYAKAYALGFACMIGSNLLATFVPRFMQHGIDALIARNWSADERAAMWVAILALGGGVLRFGMRYLLNGASRRVETDLRDDLFQHLTSLSATFFQRHPVGDLMARSTNDLLALRMVAGPAVMYLVDTTARTIMIVPMMAAISPSLTLWALLPTLGLPLVMTILGAEVHRRALGVQDQFGDISSFVQEHLAGLRVVRAYAQEGAETERFHALDRGYQERNMSLARAQGIFNPLLSFLGGSGAVITLVLGGRSVIAGRITVGEFVAFGVYLATLVWPMIALGWAVSLLQRGDASADRIDALFGVTPDITDPAHPIELPAAIGGRRVTFTDVWFRYPAGEHAPWVLQGVSFDIAAGELLGIVGATGSGKSTLIDLLVRTYDPERGRITVDGIDIRQLRVADLHRAIGMVPQETFLFSETVRDNVLLGTADDGRLDRAAVVSRLSDALPDLPAGWDTLLGERGINLSGGQRQRAAIARALVRDPDILVLDDALSAVDAATETAILRELEAATSSRTRLIVSHRFSAVRNAEQILVLDGGDIVERGTHDELVARGGRYVELLMRQELEASLEEA from the coding sequence ATGCGAGCACTGCGGCGACTGCGGAAGTATTTCCGGCGCTACGCGAAGGCGTATGCGCTGGGCTTTGCGTGCATGATCGGATCGAATCTGCTGGCGACCTTCGTGCCGCGGTTCATGCAGCACGGGATCGACGCGTTGATCGCCCGGAACTGGAGTGCCGACGAGCGCGCGGCCATGTGGGTCGCGATCCTCGCGCTCGGCGGCGGCGTCCTCCGCTTTGGCATGCGCTACCTGCTCAATGGCGCATCGCGCCGCGTCGAGACCGACCTCCGCGACGACCTCTTCCAGCACCTGACGTCCCTCTCGGCGACCTTCTTCCAGCGGCACCCGGTCGGCGATCTCATGGCGCGGTCGACCAACGATCTCCTCGCCCTGCGCATGGTCGCCGGCCCGGCGGTGATGTATCTCGTCGATACCACCGCGCGCACCATCATGATCGTCCCGATGATGGCGGCGATCTCGCCGTCGCTTACCCTCTGGGCGCTCCTCCCGACCCTCGGCCTGCCGCTGGTCATGACCATCCTCGGCGCCGAAGTGCATCGGCGCGCCCTCGGCGTGCAGGACCAGTTCGGAGACATCTCCTCGTTCGTACAAGAGCACCTCGCCGGCTTGCGAGTGGTTCGCGCCTATGCACAGGAGGGCGCCGAAACAGAGCGCTTCCACGCCCTCGACCGCGGATACCAGGAGCGCAACATGTCGCTCGCCCGCGCCCAGGGGATCTTCAACCCGCTCCTCTCGTTCCTCGGCGGCTCCGGCGCCGTGATCACCCTTGTTCTCGGTGGCCGCAGCGTGATCGCCGGCCGGATCACCGTCGGCGAGTTCGTCGCGTTCGGCGTCTACCTGGCGACGCTGGTCTGGCCGATGATCGCGCTGGGCTGGGCGGTATCGCTGCTGCAACGAGGCGATGCCTCGGCCGACCGGATCGACGCCCTCTTTGGAGTGACGCCCGATATTACCGATCCCGCACACCCGATCGAGCTGCCCGCCGCCATCGGCGGGCGCCGCGTGACCTTCACAGACGTGTGGTTCCGCTATCCCGCCGGTGAGCACGCGCCATGGGTGCTGCAGGGCGTGAGCTTCGACATCGCCGCGGGGGAATTGCTCGGCATCGTGGGCGCAACCGGTTCGGGGAAATCGACGCTGATCGATCTCCTGGTGCGAACCTACGATCCGGAGCGCGGGCGGATCACCGTCGACGGGATCGATATCCGGCAACTGCGCGTCGCCGACCTGCATCGCGCCATCGGCATGGTGCCGCAGGAGACTTTCCTCTTCTCCGAGACGGTGCGCGACAACGTCCTCCTCGGCACCGCGGATGATGGCCGGCTCGATCGAGCGGCGGTGGTCTCGCGGCTGAGCGACGCGCTCCCCGATCTGCCTGCCGGGTGGGACACCCTCCTCGGCGAACGCGGGATCAACCTCTCAGGCGGCCAGCGGCAGCGTGCGGCGATTGCCCGTGCCCTGGTGCGCGATCCCGACATTCTGGTCCTCGACGACGCATTGAGCGCCGTCGACGCGGCGACGGAAACGGCGATCCTTCGCGAACTCGAGGCGGCGACGTCGAGCCGCACCCGGTTGATCGTGTCGCACCGCTTCTCTGCGGTGCGGAATGCCGAGCAGATCCTCGTGCTCGATGGCGGCGACATCGTCGAGCGGGGAACGCATGATGAGCTGGTCGCACGCGGCGGGCGGTACGTCGAGTTGCTGATGCGCCAGGAACTGGAAGCGAGCCTGGAAGAGGCGTGA
- a CDS encoding TonB-dependent receptor, translating to MRLSATSFPLALSLIAAPLVAQNPDSARTMPSLEVTVTRQAAPLSSLGAAVTVIDSASVRRGRIGTGLDETLAFVPGVVAENRWNYSVDERVAIRGFGARSNFGLRGVKVLIDGVPQTLPDGQTQLNNLDLGIVSRVEVMRSGASALYGNAGGGVISFTTTAAPGVPWVITAAGEGGTFGTSKEELTAGGRTGPVGATLSLSRFSTDGSRQQSAAEQKRLNFGLDWAASPRTTVTVRLSSADDPRAQNPGALTATELALNPDSASAANIRRGADKSITQTQLAFGIHHDASHLHLDATIFGLTRNLNNPLATPPPAPAAANEGTYVGIGRLLGGARASATVDLGTLSLTGGFDAQSLRDNRTNRRSVGGVATDTLILDQTERVAEGAVFAQGSIPLTARLTARAGVRRDINHFSVGDHFLTDGDASGSRTMQATSGDGGIAFSVSPHLTAWTDIATIFTTPTTTELANQPSGAGGFNPDLNPERSVNVEVGVRGAASALSYELAAYHTTTNDAIVPFNEVGGRTYFTNAGSTHTRGIEGSLTWQVLPRLALVGTWTVTDDRFGEYRVVNPTSVDTLDGNRVAGIPQGVGRIGIRGSIGHGFAIDVDQGFTSSMFADDDNTINVASWGAGVTGARLSWHGTLDGLRATPYIAALNLFDRRYVGSVTTDGAGGRVFEPAAGRTIYVGMSLTASAK from the coding sequence ATGCGACTCTCCGCCACATCGTTTCCCCTTGCACTCTCGCTGATCGCGGCGCCACTGGTCGCGCAGAATCCCGATTCCGCCCGGACGATGCCGTCGCTCGAGGTGACCGTCACTCGCCAAGCGGCGCCCCTCTCCTCGCTCGGCGCCGCAGTCACGGTGATCGACTCCGCGAGCGTTCGGCGTGGGCGAATCGGGACCGGGCTCGACGAGACCCTCGCCTTTGTCCCCGGCGTGGTCGCCGAGAATCGCTGGAACTACTCGGTCGACGAACGGGTTGCGATCCGCGGATTCGGCGCCCGCTCCAATTTCGGGCTGCGTGGCGTGAAGGTCCTCATCGACGGGGTACCGCAGACACTTCCCGACGGCCAGACCCAGCTCAACAACCTCGATCTCGGCATCGTGTCACGCGTCGAGGTGATGCGCAGCGGAGCGTCCGCGCTGTACGGCAACGCCGGCGGCGGGGTCATTTCGTTCACCACAACGGCGGCGCCAGGCGTTCCGTGGGTGATCACGGCTGCGGGTGAAGGGGGAACGTTCGGCACGTCGAAGGAAGAGCTCACCGCCGGCGGACGCACCGGGCCCGTCGGCGCGACGCTGTCGCTGTCGAGGTTCTCGACCGATGGATCGCGCCAGCAGAGTGCTGCCGAACAGAAGCGGCTCAATTTCGGGCTCGACTGGGCCGCGTCGCCGAGGACCACGGTGACCGTGCGCCTGAGTTCCGCCGACGATCCGCGGGCACAGAATCCCGGCGCGCTCACCGCCACTGAGCTCGCCCTCAATCCCGATTCCGCATCGGCGGCGAACATCCGCCGCGGCGCCGACAAGTCGATCACGCAGACGCAGCTTGCGTTCGGCATCCACCACGATGCGTCACATCTCCATCTCGACGCCACCATTTTCGGGCTGACCCGCAATCTGAACAATCCCCTGGCCACGCCGCCCCCGGCGCCCGCCGCAGCAAACGAGGGGACGTATGTCGGGATCGGGCGACTCCTCGGCGGCGCGCGCGCCAGCGCCACGGTCGATCTCGGCACGCTGTCGCTCACCGGCGGATTCGACGCGCAATCGCTGCGCGATAACCGCACCAATCGCAGGTCCGTTGGTGGTGTGGCGACCGACACCCTGATTCTCGATCAGACCGAACGCGTTGCCGAAGGCGCGGTCTTCGCACAGGGATCGATACCGCTCACCGCCCGCCTCACGGCGCGGGCCGGCGTGCGGCGCGACATCAATCACTTCTCCGTCGGCGACCATTTCCTGACCGACGGCGACGCCAGCGGCTCCCGCACGATGCAGGCGACCAGCGGCGACGGCGGAATCGCCTTCAGCGTCTCGCCCCATCTCACGGCCTGGACCGATATCGCCACGATCTTCACCACGCCCACCACAACCGAGCTCGCCAACCAGCCAAGTGGCGCCGGCGGGTTCAATCCCGACCTCAATCCGGAGCGGAGCGTCAATGTCGAGGTTGGAGTGCGCGGCGCAGCGTCAGCGTTGAGCTACGAGCTTGCCGCGTACCACACCACCACCAATGATGCGATCGTCCCGTTCAACGAGGTTGGTGGACGCACCTACTTCACCAACGCCGGGAGTACGCACACGCGCGGCATCGAAGGATCGCTCACCTGGCAGGTACTACCGCGGCTAGCGCTTGTCGGCACGTGGACCGTCACCGACGATCGATTCGGTGAATACCGCGTCGTCAATCCGACATCGGTCGATACCCTCGACGGCAACCGCGTCGCGGGGATTCCGCAGGGCGTCGGCCGGATCGGGATCCGCGGATCGATCGGCCATGGCTTCGCAATCGACGTTGACCAGGGTTTCACCTCGTCGATGTTCGCCGATGACGACAACACCATTAACGTCGCGAGTTGGGGCGCCGGCGTCACCGGCGCCAGGCTCAGCTGGCATGGGACCCTCGACGGACTCCGTGCCACGCCCTACATCGCCGCGCTCAATCTGTTCGATCGTCGGTATGTCGGGTCGGTTACCACGGACGGCGCCGGCGGCCGCGTCTTCGAGCCGGCCGCCGGGCGGACGATCTACGTCGGAATGTCGCTCACTGCGTCTGCGAAATAG
- a CDS encoding cytochrome c biogenesis protein CcdA, protein MTDAVAGPLVAFAGGLVSFLSPCVLPLVPSYIGFLSGMTLDEMSGNRHRAVAHSLLFVAGFSLIFIALGAGATALGASLRFHKIALARAGGIIVIAFGLYTIGVLRVSWFDRERRIHLEDKPVGFLGSALVGMAFAAGWTPCIGPVLGGILVLAGTSGNVMHGVVLLTAYSAGLALPFVLAAAALDRFREAFLRFRRWMPWIQRVSGAVLIAVGILLVTGDFTRLASWLQGLTPEFIRQLL, encoded by the coding sequence GTGACCGATGCTGTGGCTGGGCCGCTCGTCGCCTTTGCCGGCGGCCTCGTGTCGTTCCTCTCGCCGTGCGTGCTGCCGCTGGTGCCGAGCTACATCGGCTTCCTGAGCGGGATGACGCTCGATGAAATGAGCGGGAACCGCCATCGCGCCGTTGCCCACTCGCTCCTCTTTGTCGCCGGATTCTCGCTGATCTTCATCGCCCTGGGCGCCGGTGCCACGGCGCTCGGCGCGAGCCTGCGCTTCCACAAGATCGCGCTCGCGCGCGCCGGCGGGATCATCGTCATCGCGTTCGGCCTCTACACCATCGGTGTGTTGCGGGTGTCGTGGTTCGATCGCGAGCGGCGAATCCACCTTGAAGACAAGCCGGTCGGATTTCTCGGGTCGGCACTCGTCGGGATGGCGTTCGCCGCGGGGTGGACCCCATGCATCGGCCCGGTGCTTGGCGGGATTCTCGTCCTCGCCGGCACCAGCGGCAACGTGATGCACGGCGTGGTGCTGCTCACGGCGTATTCCGCGGGGCTTGCGTTGCCGTTCGTGCTTGCGGCTGCGGCACTCGACCGCTTCCGTGAGGCGTTTCTTCGCTTCCGCCGCTGGATGCCGTGGATTCAGCGGGTGAGCGGCGCAGTCCTGATTGCGGTGGGCATACTGCTCGTCACCGGCGACTTCACCAGGCTGGCAAGCTGGCTGCAAGGGCTGACGCCGGAATTCATTCGACAGCTGCTGTAA
- a CDS encoding Fur family transcriptional regulator, producing MVDAGDASQKLVERFHRWLRDRHLPITRPRDLVAGALFAGGEHLSVDGVARRLRDSGTHVGTATIYRSIDLLLESGLVRAHDFGEGFKRYEALLDPGPSGHLICSRCGRIAKFSTERFERILPIVADEAGFQHQAHRVEIRGLCQVCREADAGALARAGRTS from the coding sequence ATGGTTGACGCCGGCGACGCTTCGCAGAAGCTGGTGGAACGGTTCCACCGATGGCTCCGCGACCGTCACCTCCCGATCACTCGACCGCGCGACCTGGTGGCTGGCGCGCTCTTCGCCGGCGGGGAGCATCTCTCCGTCGACGGCGTCGCCCGGCGCCTTCGCGACAGCGGCACCCACGTCGGCACCGCGACGATCTACCGATCGATCGACCTCCTGCTCGAGAGCGGTCTGGTGCGCGCCCACGATTTCGGCGAAGGATTCAAGCGGTACGAAGCGCTGCTCGATCCGGGACCATCCGGCCACCTGATCTGCTCGCGCTGCGGGCGGATCGCGAAGTTCTCGACGGAGCGCTTCGAACGAATCCTTCCGATCGTCGCTGACGAAGCGGGGTTCCAGCACCAGGCGCACCGCGTCGAAATCCGCGGCCTCTGCCAGGTCTGCCGCGAAGCCGACGCCGGTGCCCTCGCCCGCGCAGGACGCACGTCGTGA